A stretch of DNA from Staphylococcus equorum:
AACTTGTCATCATATTTAAAATTAATACTGTTGGCCCAATAATTAGTACAGCTACCATCAATATTAAACCTAAACTAATATTTAGGTTACTTAAATATTGGATACCTTTACTTAATCCAGACCAAGCACTCATAAGGAATAATATTGTTACAACTAATATGATAAGTCCTTGTATCCATATATTAGTTGGGACGCCAAATAAGTAATTCAAACCACCATTGATTTGTAATGCACCCATACCAAGTGATACGGCCACACCTACAACAGTAGCAAATACTGCTAATACATCAATCATTGTCCCGATAGGACCTTCTACTTTATCGCCTAAGATAGGACGTAAAGTTCTAGAAATAAGTCCTGGTTCACCTTTTCTAAATTGAGCATACGCAAGCGCTAATGCTACTACGCCATAAATTGCCCATGCGTGGAATCCCCAGTGGAAGAATGTTGCGCGTAAACCTTCAGTATACGCTTCAGTTGTTTTTGGATCTGCAGTTGGTGGGGCAGCAAAGTTAGCCATTGGTTCAGCCGCACCATAGAATACAAGTCCAATCCCCATACCAGCACTAAATAACATTGCAAACCATGAAATCGTATTAAACTCTGGCTTGTCATTTGGTTTACCTAGTTTCAGTTTACCAATAGGACTAAATATTAGGAAAACACAGAAGAAAACAATGAGCGTTGTAAGTATTAAATAATACCATCCAAGTTTGTCCGTTATCCATAGTTTGATTGTATTCGTAACAGTGTCAAACTGTTCTGGTAGAAATGCACCAATAAGTACTACAATCGCTACGATAATCGCACTATAGATAAAAACTGGAGATATCTTCTTACCGCTAGGTTGGTTGTTAGAAGAATTCATAAATAATAACTCCCTTTCTCATCTTATTTAATTTTTAAAAAACCTAAATAGAAAAATTACAATAATTTCTATTTTTATCTTTCGCCACGTCTTAGAATAACAAACCCCCGAGTTAATATCAAATTTAGTTAAAAAAACTATTCTCTTTATTTGAAACTTATTGTATAATAAAATTTATATTTAATTAAGAGGTGTTATATAATGTTAAAGGAATTTAAAGAATTTGCATTAAAAGGTAATGTCTTAGATTTAGCAGTAGCTGTAGTTATGGGTGCAGCTTTCAACAAAATTGTTACAGCACTAGTTGCATACATTATCATGCCTCTAATTGGTTTGATTTTCGGAACTGTTGACTTTGCAAAAAGTTGGACGTTTATGGGTATCGAATATGGTATGTTCGTACAATCAATCATAGATTTCATTATCATCGCTTTTGCATTGTTCATATTTGTTAAAATTGCAAATACATTAATGAAACCTGAAGAAGACGAAGTCGAAGAAAACACTGTATTACTAACAGAAATTCGCGATTTACTACGTGAAAAAAATTAATCAAACTAGCCTTAGACATTTGATGTTTATTGCTTTTAAATACCAACAAAATCTATCGATTCCGTTGGTATTTTTTATGCCTATTTTTGCGTATAATCTTAAAACTGTAAACATAATTTAGCTTTTTATTATAAAATAAGTGTTTCAATAAAAAATGATATAAACAAACCAACCAATTGTTATATAATCAATCGGTTGGTTTGTTTAATTATTGCCTTTTAAATTGTGTTGTACTTTGATATTGCTCTGTACTAACTTCAAGTATTAACGGTATTCTTTGCTTAAGTTCACTTACGTGAGAAATAATACCTACCATTCTCCCTGTAGATTTCAAACTCAGTAATGTATCTAACGCTGTTTCTAATGTTTCTTGATCTAATGTTCCGAAACCTTCATCTACAAACATTGAATCTAAAGCAATTCCTCCAGATTCTTGTTGAACTACTTCACTAAGTCCTAATGCTAAGGCTAATGATGCTTGGAAAGTTTCTCCACCAGATAATGATGAAATATGTCGAGATTGATTCGAATGCGAATCAAAGACGTCTATTTCAAGTCCACTGTAACCCTGTGATATTTGTTCTCTTCTTGTTAATTGATAGCGTTGCCCTGTCATCAATGCTAAACGTTGATTGGCTTGAGCAAGAATTCGTTCCAAGTAGTAAATTAATACATAGTTTTCTAAAGTTAACTTTTGATCATTTTTACCTGACAAGATTTCCGCTAATTGAAACACTTCTTGCTGTGCTTTCAATTCCTTTTCTAATTTTTCTATAATTGTATTAATTTCATTGATTTTCTTCTGATTAAAATCAATCTTATATTCATGTTGGCTTAATTCCGTAGCTATCTCGTCTAATACTTGTTGCTTTTGTTGATGAATTTCTTTTAAATGTTGGCTATCTTGGAGTTTTTTATTTTTAGTTTCCTCACTGAGTTGCGAAATAACTAATTCCAAAGATTGTTTCTCTTTATTGTAAGTATTAATCTCCGCTTCAATTTTATCTTTATCTGCTATTTTAACTATCGTTGCTTTCACCTGCTCAAATTTTGTGAAGCCAATTCTACCCATTTCCTCATCTATCTTCAGATTCATATTTTCCAATTCATTTTTTAATTCTTTTAGGCTTGATTCTAAATATGCTTTACTATTTTCTTCAATAGACAGTTGTTGGTTACTATTTAGAATATTTTGTTCTAATTTATAACAAACATCGTCATATTCTTTTATCTTTTCTAAATTACTTTCATAAACTTTCACAAACTTAGCAACATTATCAAATTCGGTGTTATATTCGAAGTCATTTATAGCAATGTCATTTTCTCTTAAAGTATGTTGCTTATTTTTCATATCTAATTCAAGCGTATGATAACTTTGTTCGTTTTTTTGTAATTGCTCTTTTAATTGATTAATCTCTTCATTTTCTTTTTCTAAGTTCTCTTTTTCAACATATTTATGATCAATACGCTTTTCAAGTTCATGATAATTCGTATTATTAAGCTCTTCTTGAGAAAATTTTTCTATTTGTTCATTCAAATAGTTCAATTCACTTTCACATTTTATCTTTTTCTCTTTTATATTTTTATGTTGTTCTTCTATTGCAGTTAACGCTTGATGTCTTTCCGTAAGTTCATCAAAGTCTAAATGTTGCTCAATTGAATGTACTTCATTTCCACAAACTGGACATATATCACCTGAATTTAATGCTGATTGAACTTTTGCAATAATATCCTTTTTATTGTTTAAATCTATATTTGTTTTGTCTATTTTAGAATATTTGTCATCTAATTGTTGAAGCTGCAAGTGAAATTTTTCTATATCTCTTAACTTCTGTTTTTTTCTGTTTTGTAAGCTTTCAAATTCAATTTTTTTGAGTTCATTCTGTTTTAACTCTTTGATTTCATTATTTAAATTGAAAATTTGTGAATTAAGCAATTCGACTTTTTTATAATCACTCTTACGATGGTTTAACTTCTTAGCGAGATCATCCAGTAGTTGCTTTTGTGTTTTAACCTTTTCTTCAAGTGTTTCGTAAGCTTTATTTATTGTTTCACGTTGATGATATGCCTCTTGATATTTACTTGCTTTATCATAAAACAACTTACATTTTTCTACATACTTTCTAAAACCTTCTAATATATCCGAAGTCTGTAAATGTTTTTCGAGTTGTTTTTTATTTTCATGTGCCTTATCTTTGAGAGTATTAATCGAGTTTTGTTTTTCTTCTATATCTTTTATTGATTTTTCTTTTTTTAAAGATAGCGTTTCTTTAGACTCTAGCAAATTGGCTAACGGTCTTACTTCATAAATTTCATTTAATAGTTTTATTTTCTTCTTGATTTCGTCATCGTTTAAAAGTAACTGTTCATATTGCTGTTGTTTCTCTTCAAGCTGAGTTAATGCTTCTTCAAGTTTTAAATTATGATTTAAATTATTTTCTGCCGAAGTCACTTCAGCTTTATATTTACTCTTTTTTTCTTTTATTTCCTGTTGTATTTTTCGTGCTTTTTCTTTAAATTCAGGTAATACTTCCATAATTCGATTTGTTTGTCTAGCATTGATTGTTTTATATTCAGTTAATATTTCATCATCAAATGTTTCAATGTCATGCCAATTATTTTCTAATATATTGAATTTCTTTTCAATTTGTTCTCTAACTTCTTTTACATCGTTACTCAAGTGTTTCTGTATTTCTTCAAAACGCTGACTATTAAAAAGTGTTCTTAAAATTTCTTGCTTCTCTGAGCTTTTAGATAGTAAAAATCGCTTAAATTCGCCTTGAGGTAATATGAAAAGTTGTCTGAATTGCTCAGCGTTTACGCCTAATAAATCTCTGATAAATTGATTACCCGTATTTATTTTACTCTCTCTGAGATTATACTCATCGTCTTCGTATTGGTATATGGCTAACTGGCCTAGTGTTTTATTTTTATTACCTTCTTTAATAAATGCGCCTTGTCTCACAATTTTAAAAATATGATCTCTTAGCTTAAATTCAAATTCTACAGTCATAGGAGTCTTGCTATCTGCAAAATGACTCCTTAAATCACTCTCTTTTCTATCTTTAGTAGACGCTTCACCAAAAAGCGCATACACAATTGCGTCAAAAACCATTGTCTTACCTGATCCAGTTTTACCACTGATTAAAAAAAGTTGATTATCTTTTACGTTATTAAAATCTATCACTTCTTTTAAGAAAGGTCCGAAATTATTTAAATTTAATGTTAAAGGTCTCATTTATTCAGACCCTCCTTCTAGTAAATCATTTAACACCTTAGCTACAGTTTTACTTTGAGTTTGTGTTAGTTCTTCATCAGTAATATTTTTATAGAATTTATCAATTATCGTTTCATCATCTAATTTTTGAATTTCATAGTTATCTTGATGAATATGTGCGCTAAAATCAAAAGTCTGGTTTGTAAGTGCTAATGTATTAGGATAAATTTGTTTTAAATGTACCATTGGATCACTGACATGAGACATATGCTTTAATTTGAAATGTAAATAATTATCTTTACCCTTTACCTTTAATTTTTCTTGTATCGCATCTTCGTAATCGCCTTCTATAACTTCTAATTGTCTTAAAGGCGCAATCGGTATGAACTTCTCTTTGATTGTATCTTCCTTAATTTCAATGATTCTATATCCTTTAGGTTGATTCACTTCAGAAAAAGAATACTGAAGTATTGACCCACTATAGCTTATAAAATCAGAATCTATGCTAAACGGATGGTGTAGATGACCCAGCATAACTCTATCAAACTGTTGAAACGAGTCAGCTTCAACAGATTCGACTGTCCCTATAGATAAAGGTCTCTCTGATTCTGAACGCACACCACCTTGTACAGTTAAGTGACCGATAAGAATATTGGTATTATTCTTATTTATATTATTACTCATATATTCAATAGATTTACTTAAAGCTTGTTGATAAGTTTCTATCGTATTATCTTTTAAAAAGTGTTGAGTTTCATTAATTGTTGCAAACGGTAGCGTATAAAAATCTACATTTCCAATTGAAATAGGTATATTTATGTCTTCAAGTTTTGTACGTATATATAAATTTGACTTTTCAAACCACTTGGAACCATAGTTCAATCGTTCTTTACTATCATGATTACCGCTTATCATAATAATCGGAATGCCCATCTCTAGATTCAAAGTATCAATTGTACTTTCTAATAATTGGATGGCATCTTTATTCGGATAACTCGTATCATATAAATCACCCGCAATTACTATGACATCCGGTTGTTCATTGTCCATCGCTTCTATAAAACGATTTAAAATATATGCTTGGTCTTCTAATAATGATTTACCATTTAAAATTCTGCCTAAATGCCAATCGGCTGTATGTATTACTTTCATTTTTACACCTCTAATAGAACGTTTGTTCGTATTTATATAATATAATATCTTTACCACTAAGACAAGTATAAACATAATGGTATTAAACTGTTTTTCCTTTTCTTCAACTACTGCTAATAAAACAATTGAGGCTGAGACATGTATGTATGCCCCAGCCTCCCCAAACTATTGAATTAATGTGCTTTTAAGCTTCTTATATTTATATAACATTGCTAAGCGCCAAGGAACAATCATTGAAAAACCAAGTAAGAAAAACATGCCACCAATTTCTCCTGGATCTATTTTATTGCTAATAAATATTTTAAGTAATGTACGTATTAACAGTAGTGAAATAAGAATGATAGGAAAAGCTTTAGAGCGCTTCATATATATTTCACTGCCCTGAGTTTCAAATTTAGATGTCCATATTAAAATTGTAGAAAACGCTATACCTAAAATAATACATTCTACAATTTCAAGACCAGTTAATCTAAAATATGGAACAACATACATTAAAGCACCTGTTGCCATAAAAAATGGCGGTAATATAATTTTCTTTTCATTAACTGGAAAATTTTGCGCTTTCATTCGCACAAAGATAGCACCTAGTCCCATTATAAAAGCGAAAATTATAGAAATTACTAAATATAACACACTTACACCTTCTTTAAATTTCTATAAGATGATATTTACTTTCGATAGTATATCACTTAACAAAATATTAATCAGTATTTTTAATTCGTTTTCACCTATTTTATCGTTTCTAACATTACATAGTATATATTAGCATTTTTAAATTAAGTAAATAACAACTATCAATATCTTTTCCTTCTATAAATTATAAATTTCCTATACTAACATATATGCGAAGAATATAAATTTATACTATTGTTCCTTTTTTATTCTTGGGAAAAGTGAAGTGCTATGACTAAAGCTTTGTGAACCTAAAAAATCTAAAACATACACCATAAAAAATGCCAACAAAGTCGTTAAGACTTTGTCGACAATGTGAATGAACCTTGGTAAAGGTTTATTCTATCATTTTTGCTCTATTACACATGCGAATTAACACATGCTGATAATGCATCATTTAGTGTATATCTAAGATAATTCATATCATGAGTTTGCATTGCATTATGATATTTCTTAAAAGCTTCATCGTTCGGAAAGTTAATGTGCATATTAGCTAGACGATCTAATACTTCTCTGTCTTCCATGTCATAAGCATCCTTCACTTATCGATACCTCCCTTATATATATACAATTATAACAAAAATCATATCACAATCAAATATTTTCTGAATATTTGAAATATAATACTTACATTTTATTCATTGAATACTCTAGAGTTTGCGACTTAAAACCTTTTATAATACTATCCTTCACTTTGAAAAATATTTAATATGTCTAAGTATTTAATACATTAACCTTATTGCTAAAAAATAAAGGTTCAAACCAATTCACTTATTGGCTCGAACCTTTTATAGAACATTATTTTGTTTTTTTCATTTGATCTTGTTGATTTTTGTTCATCATCGTCATCATTTGATTTATTTTCTTTTGAGATGGTTTTTGACCCATTTGCATCATCATCATACGTAGCATCTCTTCGTTAATTGGTGGGTTCTTTTTAAGATAATCCATCATATATTTTCTTGCAAGGAAAAATCCACCGACTAGTCCTAGAATTAGTGCTAACACGATTAATAAAATTGCTAACCAAGTTGCCATTGTTTCACCCACTTTCCTATCCTAATGAATTTTACTAAAATTGGTGCTCCTTTTCAAGAGCAACTCAATTAATATATTTTTTCAACCTTATGTATTATATCAATTACAAAATCAATTTGTAAATATAAGCTATGCTTTATATCTAATAATAAAAATTGGTATGAGAACTTTCGCTCTCATACCAACAATTTAAATAATTAATTATATTAATTAGAATGTTTGTATTTGATTCAATACGTTTTCTTTAGTGAAACCATATTTTTCAATTACTAAATCACCAGGCGCACTTGCACCAAATCCATCAATTGCGATGACTTTGCCTTGCGTGCCGACATATTTATGCCAACCAAGTGGTGAAGCCATTTCAATAGCTACACGTTTTGTAATTGATGATGGTAGTACTGATTCTTTATACTCAGCAGATTGTTGATCGAATGCATTCCAGTTAGGCATTGATACAACACGAACGCCTTTACCTTGTGCTTCTAAATCTTTTGCTGCATCTACAGCAAGATTAACTTCTGATCCAGTTGCTAATAATAAGAATTCTGCTTCTTTATCAGATTCAAATACTACATAAGCACCTTTACGTACGCCCTCTTCAACTGTCTCTTTTGGTAAGTCCATTGTTGTAAGGTTTTGACGTGTTAATACTAATGATGTCGGTGTACTTTCTGATTCTAGTGCTACTTCCCAAGCTACACGTGTTTCGTTACCATCTGCAGGACGAATCACATTCATATTAGGAATCGCACGTAAACCAGCTAATTGTTCGATTGGTTCATGTGTTGGACCATCTTCACCAACAGCAATTGAATCATGCGTAAAGATGAATGTTGAATTTAAGCCCATGATTGATGATAAACGAAGAGCTGGTTTTAAATAGTCACTGAATACAAAGAATGTTGCACCGTATGGATGTAATCCTCCATGTGCAGCCATACCATTTACTGCAGCTCCCATTGCGAATTCACGCACACCAAACCAAATGTTTTTGCCTTCTGGTGTATCTTTGTCAAAATCAGCTGCATCCTTCACATTTGATTTGTTAGAACCAGCTAAGTCAGCTGACCCACCAAAGAATGAAGGTACTGTTTTACTTAATGCTTGGATTACTTCACCTGAATCAGCACGAGAAGCACCGCTATGACCAGCTTCAAAGTGTGGCAATTCATCTTTATAATTTACTGGTAATTTACCACTAATAGCTAGTTTGAATTCTTCAGCTAAATCTGAGTACTTACTGCTATATTCTTCAACAAGCTTATTCCATGCTTCTTCTTTTTCGTTAGCACGTTTTAGCATACTTTGTTGGAAAATTTCATATACTTCTTCAGGCACATTGAAACGTTTTTCAGGGTCTAGACCATAATTTTCGAAAGCTAATTTTCTTTCGTCTTCACCTAATGGTGCACCGTGCACGCCATGAGAAGCTTGTTTGTTTGGTGCACCATAACCAATAATTGTTTTAACTTCGATTATTGTAGGTACATCATTAGACTTCGCTTCTTCAATTGCTTTATCAATTGCTTCGATATCATTACCGTCTTCAACTAAAATATGTTTCCAACCGTATGCTTCGAAACGACCTTTTACATCTTCAGAGAATGCTTTATCTAAATCACCATCTAAAGAAATATCATTAGAATCATATAAAACAATAAGCTTATCTAATTGACTATGACCTGCTAATGAAGCAGCTTCATGTGAAATACCTTCCATTAAGTCACCATCAGAAGCAAGTACATAAGTATAATGATCTACAACTTGTGCATCATCTTTATTAAACTTGCCAGCTAAGTGTTTTTCTGCCATTGCCATACCAACTGACATAGCGAAACCTTGTCCAAGTGGACCTGTTGTTACTTCAATGCCATCCGTATGTCTAAATTCAGGATGACCAGGCGTTTTAGAATCCCATTGTCTAAATTGTTTAAGTTCTTCTAATTCTAAACTACCTGAAACATGTAATAAACTGTATAATAACGCAGAACCATGTCCCGCAGATAATACAAAGCGATCTCTATCAAAGAAATCTTTTGATTGGGGGTTAAAGTTTAAATGACGCGTCCATAATGTATAGGCCATAGGAGCAGCGCCCATTGGTAATCCAGGGTGACCTGAGTTTGCTTTTTCAATAGCGTCGATACTTAACGCTCTAATCGTATCTATCGCTAATTGATCTTTTTCTATATTCATCTAATATGACTTCCTTTCTTCTAGCAAGATTCAATATCATTATACATTACTTTTCTTCTATTTAACAAAAAATTGATTTAGTTTTTATCTTCTTTATCTTTAGAATCTAATATTTTTTTCACTTTCTTAGGTGTAACATCATTTCCTTCTGAATCAATAACTCTCGTACTTTCAATTTGTTGTTTGAACTTGCCTCTAAATTCATCTAAATAAGCTTTGCGCAACTTAGATTGTTCTTTAGCTTCAGTTTGAGTTAGTCCTTGTTCCTTTTTCTTCTTTGCTAATTCATTAATACGTTCTAAATCTACGCCACCCTTGTTAGCCATAGTAAACCTCCGTAATTTATAATCTAGAAAAAATATAACAAAAAAGTGAGCGAAACTAAATCGTTTCGCTCACTTTATCCCTATTTACTATTAACATGCTTGCTTTCCCAAATCACTTCTATTTAGATCGTTATTTAACTGCTGCTATAACCGGTTGGTGTTCGTGTTCGCTATTACCTTCAGTTTTCACGTTATATTGTTCGCTTTGTACCGGTTCACTCGTTAATTGATGATCGGTCATTTCGTACGTCTGTTCTGATTCTGCGTTGTTATGCGCACTTATAATAAATAATGCGCTTAATAACATCGTAACAAATAACACTGTTATATATGCTTTTATTTGGTGTTTATATATTTTTATCATTAATAGTCACTCCTAGAACGTTTGTTTGTATTTATACCTTACCAGAACACGTGTTCCGAGTCAACAATAAACGAACAAACGTTTGTAATATATATATATGCATGCTATAATAAAAACAAATTAATCTAGGGAGTGCCTACTATGAGAGAGTTAACAAAGCGACAAAGTGAAATTTTCGAATATATAAAACAAACAGTTCATTCAAAAGGATATCCGCCAAGTGTAAGAGAGATTGGTGAAGCCGTTGGATTAGCATCAAGTTCTACAGTTCACGGTCATTTATCAAGGTTAGAAGAAAAGGGTTATATAAAAAGGGATCCTACTAAACCTCGGGCAATTGAAATTGTATCAGAACAATTAGGTGATACTTTAAATATGGAAGAAACTATCCACGTTCCTGTAATCGGTAAAGTAACAGCTGGCATACCTATTACTGCTGTAGAGAACGTTGAGGAGTATTTCCCATTACCCGAACACTTCACTTCAACTCATAATAGTGATATTTTCATTCTCAATGTAGTTGGTGACAGTATGGTTGAAGCAGGTATCTTAGATGGCGATAAAGTAATCGTTAGAAGCCAGACAATCGCTGAAAATGGTGATATTATCGTTGCTATGACTGAAGATAATGAAGCTACTGTTAAACGATTCTATAAAGAAAAGTCACGTTATCGCTTGCAACCTGAGAATAGTACAATGGACCCTATCTATTTAGAACATGTAACTGTATTAGGTAAAGTTGTAGGACTATTTAGAGAAATGTAATTATAAATTTAACCCTTTAAAAACACTCTCACAAAAATAAGAGGTTGAGCTATGAGCTCAACCTCTTATTTTTTGTCTTTTTTATCTAAGACTTCTTTTACTTTTTCAAGTATATCTTCTGTTTTATCTTTTTTATTTGTTGTCATAACTTATTCATCCTCACAAATAGTAAGATACCCTCTTATAACAATCAATAAACACTATCCACTGTAATTTTCAGTCCAATAAGGTTGTCTTTCCTCATTAAAGTCCACACCTACACCTAATGTTTTGAATTCTTTTTTTAGTATGTTCTTTCTATGTCCTAA
This window harbors:
- the sbcC gene encoding exonuclease subunit SbcC, encoding MRPLTLNLNNFGPFLKEVIDFNNVKDNQLFLISGKTGSGKTMVFDAIVYALFGEASTKDRKESDLRSHFADSKTPMTVEFEFKLRDHIFKIVRQGAFIKEGNKNKTLGQLAIYQYEDDEYNLRESKINTGNQFIRDLLGVNAEQFRQLFILPQGEFKRFLLSKSSEKQEILRTLFNSQRFEEIQKHLSNDVKEVREQIEKKFNILENNWHDIETFDDEILTEYKTINARQTNRIMEVLPEFKEKARKIQQEIKEKKSKYKAEVTSAENNLNHNLKLEEALTQLEEKQQQYEQLLLNDDEIKKKIKLLNEIYEVRPLANLLESKETLSLKKEKSIKDIEEKQNSINTLKDKAHENKKQLEKHLQTSDILEGFRKYVEKCKLFYDKASKYQEAYHQRETINKAYETLEEKVKTQKQLLDDLAKKLNHRKSDYKKVELLNSQIFNLNNEIKELKQNELKKIEFESLQNRKKQKLRDIEKFHLQLQQLDDKYSKIDKTNIDLNNKKDIIAKVQSALNSGDICPVCGNEVHSIEQHLDFDELTERHQALTAIEEQHKNIKEKKIKCESELNYLNEQIEKFSQEELNNTNYHELEKRIDHKYVEKENLEKENEEINQLKEQLQKNEQSYHTLELDMKNKQHTLRENDIAINDFEYNTEFDNVAKFVKVYESNLEKIKEYDDVCYKLEQNILNSNQQLSIEENSKAYLESSLKELKNELENMNLKIDEEMGRIGFTKFEQVKATIVKIADKDKIEAEINTYNKEKQSLELVISQLSEETKNKKLQDSQHLKEIHQQKQQVLDEIATELSQHEYKIDFNQKKINEINTIIEKLEKELKAQQEVFQLAEILSGKNDQKLTLENYVLIYYLERILAQANQRLALMTGQRYQLTRREQISQGYSGLEIDVFDSHSNQSRHISSLSGGETFQASLALALGLSEVVQQESGGIALDSMFVDEGFGTLDQETLETALDTLLSLKSTGRMVGIISHVSELKQRIPLILEVSTEQYQSTTQFKRQ
- the tkt gene encoding transketolase, whose protein sequence is MNIEKDQLAIDTIRALSIDAIEKANSGHPGLPMGAAPMAYTLWTRHLNFNPQSKDFFDRDRFVLSAGHGSALLYSLLHVSGSLELEELKQFRQWDSKTPGHPEFRHTDGIEVTTGPLGQGFAMSVGMAMAEKHLAGKFNKDDAQVVDHYTYVLASDGDLMEGISHEAASLAGHSQLDKLIVLYDSNDISLDGDLDKAFSEDVKGRFEAYGWKHILVEDGNDIEAIDKAIEEAKSNDVPTIIEVKTIIGYGAPNKQASHGVHGAPLGEDERKLAFENYGLDPEKRFNVPEEVYEIFQQSMLKRANEKEEAWNKLVEEYSSKYSDLAEEFKLAISGKLPVNYKDELPHFEAGHSGASRADSGEVIQALSKTVPSFFGGSADLAGSNKSNVKDAADFDKDTPEGKNIWFGVREFAMGAAVNGMAAHGGLHPYGATFFVFSDYLKPALRLSSIMGLNSTFIFTHDSIAVGEDGPTHEPIEQLAGLRAIPNMNVIRPADGNETRVAWEVALESESTPTSLVLTRQNLTTMDLPKETVEEGVRKGAYVVFESDKEAEFLLLATGSEVNLAVDAAKDLEAQGKGVRVVSMPNWNAFDQQSAEYKESVLPSSITKRVAIEMASPLGWHKYVGTQGKVIAIDGFGASAPGDLVIEKYGFTKENVLNQIQTF
- the mscL gene encoding large conductance mechanosensitive channel protein MscL, producing the protein MLKEFKEFALKGNVLDLAVAVVMGAAFNKIVTALVAYIIMPLIGLIFGTVDFAKSWTFMGIEYGMFVQSIIDFIIIAFALFIFVKIANTLMKPEEDEVEENTVLLTEIRDLLREKN
- a CDS encoding YneF family protein, with the translated sequence MATWLAILLIVLALILGLVGGFFLARKYMMDYLKKNPPINEEMLRMMMMQMGQKPSQKKINQMMTMMNKNQQDQMKKTK
- the lexA gene encoding transcriptional repressor LexA, with amino-acid sequence MRELTKRQSEIFEYIKQTVHSKGYPPSVREIGEAVGLASSSTVHGHLSRLEEKGYIKRDPTKPRAIEIVSEQLGDTLNMEETIHVPVIGKVTAGIPITAVENVEEYFPLPEHFTSTHNSDIFILNVVGDSMVEAGILDGDKVIVRSQTIAENGDIIVAMTEDNEATVKRFYKEKSRYRLQPENSTMDPIYLEHVTVLGKVVGLFREM
- the sbcD gene encoding exonuclease subunit SbcD — protein: MKVIHTADWHLGRILNGKSLLEDQAYILNRFIEAMDNEQPDVIVIAGDLYDTSYPNKDAIQLLESTIDTLNLEMGIPIIMISGNHDSKERLNYGSKWFEKSNLYIRTKLEDINIPISIGNVDFYTLPFATINETQHFLKDNTIETYQQALSKSIEYMSNNINKNNTNILIGHLTVQGGVRSESERPLSIGTVESVEADSFQQFDRVMLGHLHHPFSIDSDFISYSGSILQYSFSEVNQPKGYRIIEIKEDTIKEKFIPIAPLRQLEVIEGDYEDAIQEKLKVKGKDNYLHFKLKHMSHVSDPMVHLKQIYPNTLALTNQTFDFSAHIHQDNYEIQKLDDETIIDKFYKNITDEELTQTQSKTVAKVLNDLLEGGSE
- a CDS encoding DUF896 domain-containing protein, with protein sequence MANKGGVDLERINELAKKKKEQGLTQTEAKEQSKLRKAYLDEFRGKFKQQIESTRVIDSEGNDVTPKKVKKILDSKDKEDKN
- the sosA gene encoding DNA damage-induced cell division inhibitor SosA yields the protein MIKIYKHQIKAYITVLFVTMLLSALFIISAHNNAESEQTYEMTDHQLTSEPVQSEQYNVKTEGNSEHEHQPVIAAVK
- a CDS encoding glycine betaine uptake BCCT transporter; translation: MNSSNNQPSGKKISPVFIYSAIIVAIVVLIGAFLPEQFDTVTNTIKLWITDKLGWYYLILTTLIVFFCVFLIFSPIGKLKLGKPNDKPEFNTISWFAMLFSAGMGIGLVFYGAAEPMANFAAPPTADPKTTEAYTEGLRATFFHWGFHAWAIYGVVALALAYAQFRKGEPGLISRTLRPILGDKVEGPIGTMIDVLAVFATVVGVAVSLGMGALQINGGLNYLFGVPTNIWIQGLIILVVTILFLMSAWSGLSKGIQYLSNLNISLGLILMVAVLIIGPTVLILNMMTSSTGSLLNTFLFNSFDTAALNPQKNEWMSSWTLYYWGWWLSWSPFVGIFIARVSKGRSIREFIAGVLLVPALVSFVWFSVFGVLGIETGKKNPEIFDMTVETQLFAVFNEIPMGIILSIIALVLIASFFITSADSATFVLGMQTTYGSLNPSNYVKVTWGIAQSLIAFVLLFAGGGDGAQALNAIQSAAIISALPFSFVVIMMMVSFYKDANKERKFLGLTLAPNKHRLQDYVQHQEDDYEDDIIERRKPLRDNEKNEK
- a CDS encoding CcdC family protein; this translates as MLYLVISIIFAFIMGLGAIFVRMKAQNFPVNEKKIILPPFFMATGALMYVVPYFRLTGLEIVECIILGIAFSTILIWTSKFETQGSEIYMKRSKAFPIILISLLLIRTLLKIFISNKIDPGEIGGMFFLLGFSMIVPWRLAMLYKYKKLKSTLIQ